Part of the Kitasatospora sp. NBC_01266 genome, CTCCAGCAGGAAGACGTGATGATCGCTCAGCAGCCTGATCCGGCCCGCCTGCCGGTGCGCGGCCAGCCGGTCGGCGAGTGCGGTGAAGGTGGACCAGTGGTGGTGCAGCCGGTCGGGACGAGCGGCGCCCAGTTCAGGGGCCGGGTGGCGGTAGTACTGGCCCCCGGGGCGGGCCCCCGCGTCCAGCAGCGCGCAGCGCAGCCCCCGGTCGGCGGCGGCCACCGCACCGGCCAGCCCGGCCGGGCCCGCGCCGATCACGGCCAGGTCGTAGCGGTCACGGCGCTCGTGGCGGTCGGCGCCGGCAGCGGCGTCAGGCGAGGTCGAGGTCGGCACGGCCGTGGCCCTCCTGGGTGGTGACGGTGGTGCCGGGGGCGGCCGGCAGCAGGCAGGTGCGCTGGTTGGGCTGCCCGTCGACGGTGGCCAGGCAGTCGTAGCAGGCGCCGATCCCGCAGAACGCCCCACGCGGCCGGCCGGCGATCCGGGTGCTGCGCCAGGCCAGGATGCCCTGCGCCCAGAGCGCGGCGGCGATGCTCTGACCGGGCAGCGCGGGGATCGGGCGGCCGTCGAACTCGATGGTGTGGGCCGGTCCGGGTTCGGCCGCCGCCAGGGAGGCCGGGGTTCGGCGCATGGGTGAGGGTCCGTTCTGCGCGGGGGTGGGATGGCGAGGGCCCGGGGCCCTCAGGAGGCGAACCGCTCGGGGCGGAAGGGCGCCAGGTCGAGTTCGGGTACGGCGCCGGTCAGCTGCCCGGCGATCAGCCGTCCGGTGGCCGGCGCCAGCCCGATGCCCGCGCCCTCGTGGCCGCAGGCGTGGTAGAGCCCGGGCGCGCGCGGGTCGGCGCCGATCGCCGGCAGGTGGTCCGGCAGGTAGGGGCGGAAGCCCCGGTAGGTGCGCAGCACCTTGACCCCGGCCAGCACCGGGAAGAGCGCGGCCGCCTGGGCGGCCAGTCGGCGCAGCGCCTCGGTGGAGACCCGGCGGTCGAAGCCGACCCGCTCCCGGGTCGCCCCGATCAGCACCGACCCGGCCGGGGTGCCCTCGACCACGCCCGAGCTCTGCAGCGCGGCCGAGCCGCTGGCCACGTCGGCCACGTAGTCGGCGGCGTAGACCTTGTGCCGGACCAGGCGCGGTAGCGGCTCGGTGACCAGCACGAAGCCGCGCCGGGGCAGCACGGGCAGCTGCGTGCCGGCGAGCGCGGCGATCTCCCCGCCCCAGGTGCCGGCCGCGTTGACCACCGCGCCGGCCGCGAGCGTGCGACGCGGGGTGCGCACCGCGCGCACCGCGCCGTCGGCCCCGGTGACCACAGCGATCACCTGTTCGCCGAGGTACAGCTCGGCGCCCGCGCGGCGGGCGGCGCGCAGCAGGTGGGCGGCGGCCAGCGCCGGCTGCACCTGGGCGTCCTCGGGGTAGTGGAAGCCGCCGGCCAGCCCGGGCGCCAGATGCGGCTCGTACTTCGCCAACTGGTCGGCGGCGACCTCGTGGGCCGTCACCCCGGCCGCCGTCTGCTGGGCCGCGAAGGCCCGCAGCGCCTGCTGGCCCGCCGGGTCGGCCGCGACCACCAGGCCGCCCTTGGGCTCGTACTCGATCGCCGCGGGCAGCTCCCCCGCCAGCTCGGTCCAGAGCCGGGCGGAGAGCTGGGCAAGGGAGAGTTCCGGTCCGGGCGCCTTGTCGGAGAGCAGCAGGTTGCCCTCCCCCGCGCCGGTGGTGCCGCCGGCCACCGGCCCGCGGTCCACCACGGCGACGGTCAGCCCGGCCCGGACGGCGTAGTACGCGCAGGCGGCGCCGACGACGCCGGCGCCGATCACCACGACGTCATGGGAGGGGTTCGTGAGCACGGCAGTAATATGTCACATTGCTGATGCGCTGCCAAGCATGCCGCGGCGCACGGCCGGTCTATACCACCGGTCGACCCCGGCCATCCCGGACAGCCCATCGATCCGCCGACACACTGATACGCCGGTGCCCCGGCTCGCATCCGCGAACCGGGGCACCGTCAGCTCGGGGCCGACGCTCCGTCAGGTGATGTCGTCGTCCACCTGCTCGCCGCGCGCCGCCGGGACCGAGGCCACCGGGGTGGGCGAAGCACCCTCCGGGGCGGAGGCGGCCACCGACTCCGCGCCCTCGACCGCCGTGACCGACAGGTCCAGGTGCGAGGCCTCCTCGTCCGACAGGCCGGCGTCCGGGTTGCGGCGCTGCCTGCGACGGTCGTTCAGCAGCGCGAAGCCGACCGCCATGAAGTAGAGGATCCAGATCGGCGAGGCCAGCGCCAGCATGCTGATCGGGTCCGCGCTGGGCGTGGCCACCGCCGCGAAGACGGTGATCGCCATCACCATGCCGCGCCACCAGCCGAGCATCCGCTTGCCGGTGAGCACCCCGCCGATGTTCAGCATCACCAGCAGCAGCGGGAACTCGAAGGCCAGGCCGAAGACCAGCAGCATCCGGGTGGCGATGTTGAGGTAGTTGTCCACCGGCAGGATCTGCTGCGCCCCGATCGGGGTGAACGAGCCCAGCACCTCCAGGGTGGTCGGCAGCAGCAGGAAGGCGCAGGTGACGCCGCCCAGGAAGAGCGGAGTGCCCAGGCCCAGGAAGGTCAGCGAGTAGCGCCGCTCGTGCTTGTGCAGGCCGGGCGAGATGAACGCCCACGCCTGGTAGAGCCAGACTGGGACGGAGGCCACCAGGCCGGCCAGCAGGCAGACCTTCAGGGTGAGGTTGAACGGCTGCGTCACGCCGATCACCGCCACCTGGGCGCAGTGCTTCACCCCGGGCTTGGGCTGACCGTTGGGCAGGCAGGCCGGCAGCGGCTTCATCAGGAAGTGCAGCAGCTGGTCCCTGAAGAACGCCGCCACGATCATGCACAGCACGATCGCCAGGACCGACTTGACCAGCCGGTTGCGCAGCTCGCGCAGGTGATCCCCGAGGGACATCCGTCCGTCGGTGTTCTTGGGCGGCTTGGAAGACTTGCTCAACCCCGGTCCTTGAAACTCGTGCGGCGTGGCGCGCCGGGCGGCGGGCCACCGGGTGGGACCGGCCGGACGCTCAGCGCGTGCGGCCGGTTCGCTGCTCGTCGGTCGGCCGCGCCGAGGACGCGGCGCCGGGAGCGGCCTTGATGGTCAGCGTCGGGTCCGGCACCACCGCGGGCGGTTCGACCGGCTCCTTCGCCTCCTTGGCGAACTCCTCCCGCAGGGCCGAGGTCTCGCTCTTCAGGATGCGCATCGAACGTCCCACCGCACGGGCCAGAGCGGGCAGCCGCTTGCCGCCGAAGAAGACCGCCGCCATCAGGATGATGATCAGGAACGCCAGGATCCTGCCCATGGACGACTACCTTCTGGCTCGGCGCGGTGCCCCGGGTCCGCGCGGGACCCCGGCCGCTGGTGGACGGGACGGTCAGCGGCCCGCCAGACGCTCGCGGGCCACGGTGAGAGCCTAACCCGCGCACTGTGGCCGCAGGAGACCCCCGGGTTCACCAGAGGGTGAAGTTTGGCCGTCAGCGCTTGCGGACCGACCACACAACCGTGGTCACGGGGCGATCGCGCCGCCGTGCTCGCGGCGCCGCCGCACGGCCGTCAGCCCCGCGCGCTCTCGCCCAGTTCCTCCGCCGCCCCGGCCAGCGCCCGAGCGGCGGTGTCCACCTGCTCGGCCAGCCCCCGCACGTCCAGCCAGAGCCGCAGCGCGAGCACCCCGAGCACCAGCAGCCCGGCGGTGGCCAGGCCCACCGCCGCCATCACCAGCCAGGTCGCGGTCACCCCTCCACCACCTGGAGCAGCCGGATGGTGGAGACGCCCGCACCGGTCAGCGCCTCGACGATCTTCTCCCCGGCCGGCTTGCGCACCGCCGCCCCGCAGGCGGGGCAGGTGAAGCTGTAGAAGGTGCGCTCCTTGGTGCGCCCGAGCGCCAGCCGGAACTCGGCGGCGGCCAGCTCCACCTTCTCCCGGCACTGCGAGCAGTAGACCTTGAATCTGGTGCCGGCCGCGGCGTCCTCGGTCACGGCTGCTCCTGGTACCCGGCCAGGGCCGCCAGGGCCGCCGCCTTGGCCTGCTCGGCCAGCGGGGCCGGAGCCACGATCCGCCCGTCCCGGCCCAGTCGCAGCGCCAGGGTGCGCAGGCCCAGCGGATCCGAGCTGCGCAGGGTGATCCGCAGCCCGCCGTCCGGCAGTTCCTCGGCCAGGTCGTGGGTGTAGTACTCGGCCACCCAGCGCCCGGCGGGACCCACCTCGACCACCACCTCGGGGTCGTCGGCAGCCGGGTTGACCAGGCCCTGGGAGAGGTCGCGCCGCTCCAGCCGGGGCGGGTCGGCCGGCTCGTCCAGCACCTTGATCTCGGCCACCCGGTCCAGCCGGAAGAGCCGGCGGTCCTCGGAGGTGCGGCACCAGCCGTCCAGGTAGGTGTGGCCCTCCGTCAGCAGCCGGATCGGGTCCACCTCGCGTTCGCTCATCCCGCCGCGCCCGTGCGAGTAGTAGCGCAGCCAGATCCGCCGGCCCTCGCTCAGCGCCCGGTCGATGTCGGCGAAGACCTGGCCCTCGGCCTCGAAGGTCACCCCGACCCGGGCACTGCCCTCGGCACTCTCCCCCGCCGCGTTCTCGATCTTGACGACGGCCCGGGTGAGCGCCTGCCGGTCCCGCTCACGCAGTCCCGGCAGACCCGCCACCGCCCGCGCGGCGACCAGCAGCGCGGTGGCCTCGTCGGCCGCCAGCCGCAGCGGCTGGGCCACGTCGTCGACGTTGTGCCACCAGATCCGCTCGCCGTCGGTGTCGATGTCCAGCAGGTCGCCGCCGCGGAAGCTGGTGCCGCACATCGGCAGCACGTTCAGGTCCGCGATCAGCTCGCGCTCGCTGATCCCGAACGCCCGGGCCACCTCGGCGACCTCGGCTCCGGGACGCTCCCGCAGGTAGGTGACCAGCGAGAGCATCCGCCGGGTCTGGTCGATGGCGTTGCTCATCGCAGTTCTCCCTCAACAGCGGCATCCCGCACCGGCACGGCCGGCGTGGGCAGACCGGCCACCGCGCGCAGCCGGTCGATGACGTCGGCCCGCAGCTCCTCGGGCGCCAGCACCACCAGGTCGGGCCCGTACTCGGCCAGGTCCGCGCCCAGCCCGTGCCCGTACGGGATCTCCAGCTCGTCCCAGTCCTCGTCCAGCCCGCGGGTGGCCAGCGCCTTGGTGCGCAGCGGGAAGCCCGCGCCGCGCCGCAGCCGCACGGTGGCGGAGGCGGTGGCACCCTCACCGGCGAACCGGGCGACGTAGGCGCGCACGTCCACGTGCTCGGGCACCGGGGCGGTGAAGGCGGCCGAGCGGGAGCGGACCTTGCCGGTGATCCGGCTGAGCCGGAAGACCCGCACCGCACCGCGATCGCGGTCCCAGCCGGCCAGGTACCAGTGGCCGCGCCAGCACTCCAGCGCCCACGGCTCCACCGAGCGCGGCTCGGTGAGGGCGGCGCCGGCCTTGCGGTAGTCGAAGGAGACCGGACGGCGGTCCCGGGCGGCGATCAGCAGCGGCTCGAAGGCCGCCTCGCGGACCGGGATGTAGGGCTCCAGAGCGGTGCGGCCCTCGGCGCCGTCCTCGTCGAACGGGACGCCGGCCGCGCGCAGCTTCTGCAGCGCGCCACTGGCCGCGCCGGAGAGCCGGGCCTGCTGCCAGACCTTGGCGGCCAGGCTCAGCGCGGCGGCCTCCTCGGCGTCCAGCGCGATCTCCGGCAGCCGGTTGCGGTCCCGCCGGGCCAGGTAGCCGGCCTCGCCGTCCAGGGTGTTCTCGTCGACGTCGATCACCAGGCCCAGCTCGCGCAGGTCGTCCTTGTCCCGCTCGAACATCCGGTTGAAGGCGTCCTCACTGCCGGACTGCCAGGCCTCCCGGTAGGCCTCGACGGACTCCCGCAGCTCCCGCTTGGAGAGCGGCCGTCTGGTGTTCATCAGGCACAGGGCGAGGTTCATCAGCCGCTCTGCCTTGGCGATCGCCATCGCTGACCCTTCATCGTCGTTGCGTCCCGGGAATCCCGGCGGACCCGACCGTACCGGTAGCGAGTCCCACGGCGAAAGCCGAGGCGGCCGCACCCCCGGCCCGGGAGTGCGGCCGCCTCGGCCGATCGGTCCGACGGACCGTCAGACGTTGATCAGGTCGACCACGAAGATCAGGGTCGAGTTCGGCGGGATCGCCGGGGTCGGCGACTGCTTGCCGTAGCCCAGGTGCGCGGGGATGGTCAGCTTGCGACGGCCGCCCACCTTCATGCCCTGGACGCCCTGGTCCCAGCCCTTGATGACCCGGCCGCCGCCCAGCGGGAACCGGAAGGTCGAGCCGCGGTTCCAGCTCGCGTCGAACTCCTCGCCGGTCTCGAAGGTCACGCCGACGTAGTGCACCTCGACATTCGCGCCGGCCTTGGCCTCGGCGCCGGTGCCGACCTCGATGTCCTCGATGAGCAGCTCGGCCGGAGCCTCGCCACCGGGGAAGTCGATCTCGGGCTTCGTCTTCTCGCTCACAACTACCTCTTCTCATCAGCCGCCTGAGGCGGCCTCACATCAGTCCACACAGCACGGCGGCGGATCCGCCGCACGAAGGCTCCGCCGGGAACCACCGTACGGGCATCCGCCGCCCGTGCAGATCAGGCCCGGCCGCGGGTCGCCCCGCCGGCCGGAAGCCCCCATCCTGCCATCACTGGCCGCCGCCGCCGGAGCCCTGCCCCGCGTCCAGGATGTCGATCACGAAGACCAGCGAGGCGTTGGCCGGGATGCCGCTGCCGGCCGGCGGCTGCGCCCCGTAGGCCTGCGCGGCCGGGATCACCAGCTCGATCCGGCTGCCCACGTTCTGGCCGATCACACCCTTGTCCCAGCCGGGGATGACCTGGCCGCCGCCGGTGACGAAGCTGAACGCCTGGCCCTTCTCCACCGAGGAGTCGAACTTCTTGCCGTCCTTCAGGGTCACCCCGGTGTACTGGACGACGACCTCCTCGCCGCTCTCCACCTTCGGGCCCTTGCCCTGGATCAGCACCGCGGTCTTCAGGTCGGTCGGGTCGGTGACGCCCGCCGGCGGGGTGATGGTGTCGGCGGTCTTGCCACCGTTGACCTTGACCTGCGGGAAGTCGGCCGACGGCTCGGTCATGTCGCCGCTCACCCGGGCGTCCGGCGCGTTCACCCGCTCGATGTCGATCACCAGCACCAGGGTGTCCTTGGGACCCAGGCCCAGCTGCGAGTTGCCCTGGTCGCCGAAGGCCGCCGCCGGCGGGGCGACCACCAGCACCCGGCTGCCGGCCTTCTGGCCCACCAGGGTGGCGTCCAGCGCCGGGATCACCTGCCCGGTACCGGGCTGCAGGATCAGCGGCTTGCCCTGGTCGTAGGAGCCCGGGATGTCCTTGCCGGTCTGCCAGTCCTTGAGGGTGAAGTCGGCGGAGACCCAGTCGCCCTTGTTGACCTTGGCGCCGGTGCCCTCGGTGAGCGGCTTGACCACGAAGGTGCCTTCCGGGGCCTCCTTCGGCAGCGTGATGGTCGCCTTGGTGCCGAAGTCGCCGGCGACCGTGGGCAGCACCTTGGCGTCGGTCTTGATCGGCGGCACCGGGGCCTGGGTCGGCGAGGGCGGGGTGCTCGGCGTGGCGGTGGCCGCGTCCGAGGCCTTGGCCGCCTTGTCGTTGTGCTGGTTCACGACGTAGAGGCCGACGCCGCTGCCGACCAGCAGCAGGGTGATCACCACCCCGAGGATCACGCCCAGCTTGCCGCCGCCGCCCACGTTCTCGTAGTCGGCCTCGGAGATCTCCTGCTTGCGCACCGTGGAGGCGAAGACCTGCGCCTCCTCCGGCTTGGCGGCGCCCGGGACCGGCGGGGTGCTCTCGCCGGGCTTGGTCCAGCCCGCCTGCTGCTTGAGAATCGACGGCGGGATCACGATCGACTCGCCATCGCCGGGCAGCGGGCCTCCGGGCCTGGGCGCCGCCGGGTCGGCGACAGCGCCGCTCGCGGTGTCGGCCTCGCTCGGGCCCGACGGATTCTCAGCCATTTCTCCCCATCCTCGCCATCAGATCGCTCGCCGCTGTGCGAATCGCCAGCAGTATGTCAGCTCGCCATGAGCACGGGCA contains:
- a CDS encoding (2Fe-2S)-binding protein; this translates as MRRTPASLAAAEPGPAHTIEFDGRPIPALPGQSIAAALWAQGILAWRSTRIAGRPRGAFCGIGACYDCLATVDGQPNQRTCLLPAAPGTTVTTQEGHGRADLDLA
- a CDS encoding NAD(P)/FAD-dependent oxidoreductase, with protein sequence MLTNPSHDVVVIGAGVVGAACAYYAVRAGLTVAVVDRGPVAGGTTGAGEGNLLLSDKAPGPELSLAQLSARLWTELAGELPAAIEYEPKGGLVVAADPAGQQALRAFAAQQTAAGVTAHEVAADQLAKYEPHLAPGLAGGFHYPEDAQVQPALAAAHLLRAARRAGAELYLGEQVIAVVTGADGAVRAVRTPRRTLAAGAVVNAAGTWGGEIAALAGTQLPVLPRRGFVLVTEPLPRLVRHKVYAADYVADVASGSAALQSSGVVEGTPAGSVLIGATRERVGFDRRVSTEALRRLAAQAAALFPVLAGVKVLRTYRGFRPYLPDHLPAIGADPRAPGLYHACGHEGAGIGLAPATGRLIAGQLTGAVPELDLAPFRPERFAS
- the tatC gene encoding twin-arginine translocase subunit TatC — protein: MSKSSKPPKNTDGRMSLGDHLRELRNRLVKSVLAIVLCMIVAAFFRDQLLHFLMKPLPACLPNGQPKPGVKHCAQVAVIGVTQPFNLTLKVCLLAGLVASVPVWLYQAWAFISPGLHKHERRYSLTFLGLGTPLFLGGVTCAFLLLPTTLEVLGSFTPIGAQQILPVDNYLNIATRMLLVFGLAFEFPLLLVMLNIGGVLTGKRMLGWWRGMVMAITVFAAVATPSADPISMLALASPIWILYFMAVGFALLNDRRRQRRNPDAGLSDEEASHLDLSVTAVEGAESVAASAPEGASPTPVASVPAARGEQVDDDIT
- a CDS encoding twin-arginine translocase TatA/TatE family subunit; its protein translation is MGRILAFLIIILMAAVFFGGKRLPALARAVGRSMRILKSETSALREEFAKEAKEPVEPPAVVPDPTLTIKAAPGAASSARPTDEQRTGRTR
- a CDS encoding helix-turn-helix transcriptional regulator, with the protein product MSNAIDQTRRMLSLVTYLRERPGAEVAEVARAFGISERELIADLNVLPMCGTSFRGGDLLDIDTDGERIWWHNVDDVAQPLRLAADEATALLVAARAVAGLPGLRERDRQALTRAVVKIENAAGESAEGSARVGVTFEAEGQVFADIDRALSEGRRIWLRYYSHGRGGMSEREVDPIRLLTEGHTYLDGWCRTSEDRRLFRLDRVAEIKVLDEPADPPRLERRDLSQGLVNPAADDPEVVVEVGPAGRWVAEYYTHDLAEELPDGGLRITLRSSDPLGLRTLALRLGRDGRIVAPAPLAEQAKAAALAALAGYQEQP
- a CDS encoding helix-turn-helix transcriptional regulator: MAIAKAERLMNLALCLMNTRRPLSKRELRESVEAYREAWQSGSEDAFNRMFERDKDDLRELGLVIDVDENTLDGEAGYLARRDRNRLPEIALDAEEAAALSLAAKVWQQARLSGAASGALQKLRAAGVPFDEDGAEGRTALEPYIPVREAAFEPLLIAARDRRPVSFDYRKAGAALTEPRSVEPWALECWRGHWYLAGWDRDRGAVRVFRLSRITGKVRSRSAAFTAPVPEHVDVRAYVARFAGEGATASATVRLRRGAGFPLRTKALATRGLDEDWDELEIPYGHGLGADLAEYGPDLVVLAPEELRADVIDRLRAVAGLPTPAVPVRDAAVEGELR
- a CDS encoding FKBP-type peptidyl-prolyl cis-trans isomerase is translated as MSEKTKPEIDFPGGEAPAELLIEDIEVGTGAEAKAGANVEVHYVGVTFETGEEFDASWNRGSTFRFPLGGGRVIKGWDQGVQGMKVGGRRKLTIPAHLGYGKQSPTPAIPPNSTLIFVVDLINV
- a CDS encoding FKBP-type peptidyl-prolyl cis-trans isomerase encodes the protein MAENPSGPSEADTASGAVADPAAPRPGGPLPGDGESIVIPPSILKQQAGWTKPGESTPPVPGAAKPEEAQVFASTVRKQEISEADYENVGGGGKLGVILGVVITLLLVGSGVGLYVVNQHNDKAAKASDAATATPSTPPSPTQAPVPPIKTDAKVLPTVAGDFGTKATITLPKEAPEGTFVVKPLTEGTGAKVNKGDWVSADFTLKDWQTGKDIPGSYDQGKPLILQPGTGQVIPALDATLVGQKAGSRVLVVAPPAAAFGDQGNSQLGLGPKDTLVLVIDIERVNAPDARVSGDMTEPSADFPQVKVNGGKTADTITPPAGVTDPTDLKTAVLIQGKGPKVESGEEVVVQYTGVTLKDGKKFDSSVEKGQAFSFVTGGGQVIPGWDKGVIGQNVGSRIELVIPAAQAYGAQPPAGSGIPANASLVFVIDILDAGQGSGGGGQ